From Gottschalkiaceae bacterium SANA:
ATGGCTATGCAGTGCGTGCGGCGGATACGACAGGATGTTCGGATTCTTTACCGGCATTTCTTCAAATGCTTGGAGAAACCCGAATGGGCCAAGGAACCGATCTTGAGGTTCAAGCCGAGCAAGCTGTTTATGTGCCAACAGGAGGGATTGTTCCTAGGGGTGCTGATGCAGTCTGTATGATAGAGTATACTGAAAATTTTCAAAATGAAATTGCCATTCAACGTCCAATGAGCCAGTTAGAAAATTTGGTTGAAATTGGGGATGACGTCTCGATTGGGGAATGCGTTTTGCAAAAAGGAAGTCGGATTCAGACTCAACATATTGGAGCAGTTGCGGCTTTAGGGCGAAATCGAGTCCTTGTGAAAAAGCGAATAAGAGTTGCGATTCTTTCAACTGGAGACGAGCTTATTGGACCTGGCAAGCCTTTAAAATTAGGGCAAATTAGAGACAGTAATACAGATGCACTCAGGGCTATGGTCATCGCGCTTGGCTGTGAAGTTGTGATAGCAGATCGAATTTTGGATCAGTTTGATGCGTTGCAATCTGGCTTACAAAAAGCCATAAGCGAAAGCGACTTGGTCTTAATCTCAGGAGGAAGTTCAGTCGGCACTCTTGACATGACGCCGGATATCATCAATAGTTTGGGAAAACCGGGAATTTTGGTTCATGGCATAGCCATCAAACCAGGAAAACCAACCATGGTGGCAAAGGTGCAAAATAAGGCGGTATTTGGATTGCCGGGACACCCCGCTTCGTGCTTGATTGCCTACAAGACGATCGTAGAACCTTTTATTCAAAAAACGCTTTTGGCTGAAAGGATCAAATCATTTCCATTGACTGCAGTTGCAGATTTTCAAATTCATGTTTCATCGGGTCGTGATGTTTTTTACATGGTACAGATTCAAGAAAATGAAGGACGATGGATAGCAAAACCCGTCCATGGAAAATCGGGGATGGTTTCTTTGTTATCGAAAGCAGATGGGTATATTGAAATTCCAATGGAGAAAGAAGGCATACAACGGGGCGAAATTGTCTCCGTTCATCGATTCTAGGAGGCAGACATATGAAACGTAATATTTATCTTGAAACTATCGACATGGATGCAGCAAAAGCGGTGATCCAATCTGAATTTTTAAATAACAGAGGCAATCGATCCGAAAGCATTTCTGTATTTGATGCGCTATCGAGAACCACTGCAGACCCGGTATTTGCAAAGATCTCGAATCCGCATTACAATGCAGCTGCTATGGACGGGATTGCGTTGGATGCGAGCTGTACCTATGGTGCTCACGAGAGAAATGCTTTAATTATAGAAGAAGGAAAAGATTTTATCTATGTAGATACAGGAGATTATATCGAATCGAAATAT
This genomic window contains:
- a CDS encoding molybdopterin molybdotransferase MoeA; protein product: MDLFTVMRRQEVATLLESEFLKWQQEQEWVSIEDALGRVLAADLVSEENIPPFRRSTVDGYAVRAADTTGCSDSLPAFLQMLGETRMGQGTDLEVQAEQAVYVPTGGIVPRGADAVCMIEYTENFQNEIAIQRPMSQLENLVEIGDDVSIGECVLQKGSRIQTQHIGAVAALGRNRVLVKKRIRVAILSTGDELIGPGKPLKLGQIRDSNTDALRAMVIALGCEVVIADRILDQFDALQSGLQKAISESDLVLISGGSSVGTLDMTPDIINSLGKPGILVHGIAIKPGKPTMVAKVQNKAVFGLPGHPASCLIAYKTIVEPFIQKTLLAERIKSFPLTAVADFQIHVSSGRDVFYMVQIQENEGRWIAKPVHGKSGMVSLLSKADGYIEIPMEKEGIQRGEIVSVHRF